A genomic segment from Nicotiana tabacum cultivar K326 chromosome 9, ASM71507v2, whole genome shotgun sequence encodes:
- the LOC107805641 gene encoding putative anion transporter 6, chloroplastic — MAKFTVRAENNNLFNFPNFVNHKVSIFNTLRPQRLNLLAQNHSLKFRVSCSIIEREKEKALERQRILEGLKVNGELSKKGELISTSGNELGAENEDKEVGFEWSWPPWKNLPQRYKLIGTTSLAFVICNMDKVNLSIAIIPMSHQFGWNSSVAGLVQSSFFWGYALSQLPGGWLSKIFGGSKVLEVGVLVWSLATMLVPYLAGFMPALIFSRILVGIGEGVSPSAATDLIARTIPLEERSRAVSFVFGGLSFGSVTGLLLAPPLIQNYGWESVFYLFGFLGIGWFLGFQLVKEDRPWFSTESMSWPPSFSRNKSMGSSLGELSASLKDVPWKAFFKSKAVWAMIYAHFCGSWGHYTCLSWLPTYFSEELNLNLTEAAWVSVFPPLASIFVTSIASQFADSLISKGVDTSVVRKICQTIAFLSPATCMILSSLDFGLPPWEVVTILTGGLALSSFALSGLYCTHQDISPEYASILLGITNTVGAVPGIVGVALTGFLLDSTHSWSISLFAPSIFFYLTGTVVWLAFASSKPQTFSEGD; from the exons ATGGCTAAATTCACAGTTAGAGCAGAAAACAATAACTTATTTAATTTTCCCAACTTTGTAAAccataaagtttcaatctttaacactTTGAGACCTCAAAGATTGAATCTTTTAGCCCAAAACCATAGTTTGAAGTTCAGAGTTTCTTGCAGCATAATagagagagaaaaggaaaaagcttTAGAAAGGCAGAGAATACTTGAGGGGTTGAAAGTGAATGGTGAGTTGAGCAAGAAGGGGGAATTGATCTCAACTTCTGGAAATGAATTGGGAGCTGAAAATGAGGATAAGGAAGTTGGTTTTGAGTGGAGTTGGCCACCTTGGAAGAATTTGCCTCAAAGATATAAGCTCATTGGAACTACTTCTCTTGCCTTTGTTATCTGTAATATGGATAAG GTCAATTTGAGCATTGCCATTATTCCAATGTCGCATCAATTCGGTTGGAATTCATCAGTAGCTGGATTGGTCCAGTCATCTTTCTTTTGGGGTTATGCATTAAGTCAATTGCCAGGTGGATGGCTTTCGAAGATATTTGGTGGGAG TAAAGTTCTTGAAGTTGGAGTCTTAGTCTGGTCTCTGGCAACAATGTTAGTTCCCTATCTTGCAGGGTTTATGCCTGCACTCATCTTTTCAAGGATCTTG GTTGGGATAGGAGAAGGAGTTTCACCATCAGCTGCCACTGACCTGATTGCCAG GACAATACCATTAGAAGAACGCTCTCGAGCAGTATCATTTGTTTTTGgtggtttgagttttggaagtgtTACCGG ACTTCTGTTGGCTCCTCCACTGATCCAGAACTACGGGTGGGAGTCTGTATTTTACTTGTTTGGCTTTCTAGGCATAGGTTG GTTTTTAGGATTTCAATTGGTTAAAGAAGATCGGCCCTGGTTTTCCACAGAATCCATGTCTT GGCCGCCGTCTTTTTCTAGAAATAAATCAATGGGTTCATCATTGGGAGAGTTGAGCGCCTCTCTAAAG GATGTACCGTGGAAGGCATTTTTCAAAAGCAAAGCTGTGTGGGCGATGATATATGCACATTTTTGTGGGAGTTGGGGCCATTATACTTGCTTATCTTGGCTTCCTACCTATTTCAG TGAGGAGCTGAACCTTAATCTGACAGAAGCAGCATGG GTCTCAGTTTTCCCTCCATTAGCTTCAATTTTTGTTACAAGCATTGCATCACAATTTGCTGATAGCTTGATTTCCAAAGGGGTTGATACATCAGTG GTGAGAAAAATTTGTCAAACAATTGCTTTTTTATCCCCGGCGACCTGTATGATTCTTTCTTCCTTGGACTTTGGTTTGCCTCCTTGGGAAGTAGTAACAATCCTCACTGGTGGTTTAGCTCTCTCAAGTTTTGCCTTATCAG GCCTATATTGCACCCATCAAGACATTTCACCCGAATATGCAAGCATTCTTCTG GGTATTACCAACACCGTGGGGGCAGTTCCCGGAATTGTAGGCGTCGCTCTCACTGGTTTTCTTCTTGATTCAACTCACTCGTGGAGC ATTTCTTTGTTTGCACCATCAATTTTCTTCTACCTCACTGGAACAGTTGTGTGGCTGGCATTTGCAAGCAGTAAGCCGCAGACCTTCTCGGAGGGTGATTGA